A section of the Paramisgurnus dabryanus chromosome 4, PD_genome_1.1, whole genome shotgun sequence genome encodes:
- the dmd gene encoding dystrophin isoform X10, with protein sequence MRENLRNHQTQTTCWDHPKMAELYLSLADLNNVRFSAYRTAMKLRRMQKALCLDLLGMPAACEAFEQHNLKQNEQFMDIMQVINCLTSIYDRLEQQHSSLVNVPLCVDMCLNWLLNVYDTGRTGKIRTLSFKTGVICLCKAHLEDKYRFLFREVASATGFCDQRRLGLLLHDAIQIPRQLGEVASFGGSNIEPSVRSCFQFANNKPELEASVFLDWMRLEPQSMVWLPVLHRVAAAETAKHQAKCNICKECPIIGFRYRSLKHFNYDICQSCFFSGRVAKGHKIQYPMVEYCTPTTSGEDVRDFAKVLKNKFRTKRYFAKHPRMGYLPVQTILEGDNMETPITLINFWPVDHPPSSSPQLSHDDTHSRIEHYASRLAEMENRNGSYMNENVSPNESIDDEHLLIQHYCQSLNQSSPLSQPQSPAQILISMESEEKGELERVLNDLEQENRKLQAEYDRLKKAHDHKGLSPLPSPPQMLPVSPQSSRDAELIAEAKLLRQHKGRLEARMQILEDHNKQLESQLKRLRQLLEQQQTESKVNGTALSTPSTASPRSDTSLASLRVAASQTTETMGDDELSSPSQDASTGLEDVIEQLNYSFPHSQGPNVGSLFHMVDNIGYAMESLVSVITEERDLD encoded by the exons ATGAGGGAGAACTTGAGAAA CCATCAGACCCAAACAACATGTTGGGACCACCCAAAGATGGCCGAGCTCTACCTGTCTTTAG CGGATCTGAACAATGTACGGTTCTCAGCATACAGAACAGCAATGAAGCTCAGACGAATGCAGAAGGCTCTTTGCT TGGATCTGCTGGGCATGCCTGCTGCCTGCGAGGCCTTTGAGCAGCACAACCTGAAGCAGAATGAACAATTCATGGACATCATGCAGGTGATCAACTGTCTGACCAGCATCTACGACCGTCTGGAGCAACAGCACAGCAGTCTGGTGAACGTGCCCCTATGTGTGGACATGTGTCTCAACTGGCTGCTCAACGTCTATGATAC AGGACGAACCGGAAAGATCCGTACCCTATCCTTCAAAACGGGAGTAATCTGTCTGTGCAAAGCTCACCTTGAGGATAAGTACAGAT TCTTATTCAGAGAGGTGGCCAGTGCCACGGGCTTCTGCGACCAGCGGCGACTCGGCCTCCTCCTGCACGACGCCATTCAGATCCCCAGGCAGCTGGGCGAAGTGGCATCATTTGGAGGCAGCAATATTGAACCCAGTGTGCGAAGCTGCTTTCAGTTT GCCAACAACAAACCAGAGCTGGAGGCTTCGGTCTTCCTGGACTGGATGCGTTTAGAGCCTCAGTCCATGGTTTGGCTTCCCGTCCTGCATCGTGTGGCGGCTGCTGAGACAGCAAAGCACCAGGCTAAATGCAACATTTGTAAGGAATGTCCTATTATCGGCTTCAG GTACAGAAGCTTAAAGCACTTTAACTACGACATCTGCCAAAGCTGCTTCTTTTCTGGCAGAGTGGCCAAAGGTCACAAGATTCAGTATCCTATGGTTGAATATTGCACACCG ACGACATCAGGAGAAGATGTGAGAGACTTTGCCAAGGTGTTGAAGAATAAGTTTAGGACAAAGCGCTATTTTGCAAAGCACCCCCGCATGGGTTACCTACCCGTCCAGACCATCCTAGAGGGAGATAACATGGAGAC TCCTATAACACTGATCAACTTCTGGCCTGTTGACCATCC GCCCTCATCATCTCCACAGCTCTCTCATGACGACACGCATTCACGCATCGAGCACTACGCTAGCAG GCTAGCTGAAATGGAGAACCGGAATGGCTCGTATATGAATGAGAATGTATCGCCCAATGAAAGCAT AGATGATGAGCATCTGCTGATCCAGCATTACTGCCAGAGTCTGAATCAAAGCTCTCCTCTCAGCCAACCTCAAAGCCCCGCTCAGATCCTCATCTCAATGGAGTCAGAGGAGAAGGGAGAGCTGGAGAGAGTCCTCAATGACCTGGAGCAGGAAAACAG GAAACTACAAGCTGAGTACGATCGTCTGAAAAAGGCACACGACCACAAGGGACTGTCACCGTTACCATCGCCCCCTCAGATGCTGCCGGTTTCACCCCAGAGTTCACGAGACGCCGAGCTGATCGCTGAGGCTAAACTCCTGCGGCAACACAAGGGTCGTCTGGAGGCGAGAATGCAAATCCTGGAGGATCATAACAAACAGCTTGAATCGCAACTCAAACGCCTTAGACAGTTACTCGAGCAG CAACAGACTGAATCCAAGGTGAATGGTACCGCCCTGTCCACACCGTCCACTGCCTCCCCGAGATCTGACACCAGCCTGGCCTCACTGCGTGTGGCCGCAAGCCAAACCACAGAGACCATGG GTGATGATGAGCTGTCCAGTCCCTCCCAGGATGCAAGCACTGGATTAGAGGACGTCATCGAGCAGCTCAACTATTCCTTTCCTCACAGTCAAG GTCCTAATGTGGGAAGTCTTTTCCACATGGTTGATAACATCGGATATGCCATGGAGTCGTTGGTTAGTGTAATAACCGAGGAGCGGGATTTAGACTGA
- the dmd gene encoding dystrophin isoform X7 yields the protein MRENLRNHQTQTTCWDHPKMAELYLSLADLNNVRFSAYRTAMKLRRMQKALCLDLLGMPAACEAFEQHNLKQNEQFMDIMQVINCLTSIYDRLEQQHSSLVNVPLCVDMCLNWLLNVYDTGRTGKIRTLSFKTGVICLCKAHLEDKYRFLFREVASATGFCDQRRLGLLLHDAIQIPRQLGEVASFGGSNIEPSVRSCFQFANNKPELEASVFLDWMRLEPQSMVWLPVLHRVAAAETAKHQAKCNICKECPIIGFRYRSLKHFNYDICQSCFFSGRVAKGHKIQYPMVEYCTPTTSGEDVRDFAKVLKNKFRTKRYFAKHPRMGYLPVQTILEGDNMETPITLINFWPVDHPPSSSPQLSHDDTHSRIEHYASRLAEMENRNGSYMNENVSPNESIDDEHLLIQHYCQSLNQSSPLSQPQSPAQILISMESEEKGELERVLNDLEQENRKLQAEYDRLKKAHDHKGLSPLPSPPQMLPVSPQSSRDAELIAEAKLLRQHKGRLEARMQILEDHNKQLESQLKRLRQLLEQQQTESKVNGTALSTPSTASPRSDTSLASLRVAASQTTETMGDDELSSPSQDASTGLEDVIEQLNYSFPHSQGGGRLNP from the exons ATGAGGGAGAACTTGAGAAA CCATCAGACCCAAACAACATGTTGGGACCACCCAAAGATGGCCGAGCTCTACCTGTCTTTAG CGGATCTGAACAATGTACGGTTCTCAGCATACAGAACAGCAATGAAGCTCAGACGAATGCAGAAGGCTCTTTGCT TGGATCTGCTGGGCATGCCTGCTGCCTGCGAGGCCTTTGAGCAGCACAACCTGAAGCAGAATGAACAATTCATGGACATCATGCAGGTGATCAACTGTCTGACCAGCATCTACGACCGTCTGGAGCAACAGCACAGCAGTCTGGTGAACGTGCCCCTATGTGTGGACATGTGTCTCAACTGGCTGCTCAACGTCTATGATAC AGGACGAACCGGAAAGATCCGTACCCTATCCTTCAAAACGGGAGTAATCTGTCTGTGCAAAGCTCACCTTGAGGATAAGTACAGAT TCTTATTCAGAGAGGTGGCCAGTGCCACGGGCTTCTGCGACCAGCGGCGACTCGGCCTCCTCCTGCACGACGCCATTCAGATCCCCAGGCAGCTGGGCGAAGTGGCATCATTTGGAGGCAGCAATATTGAACCCAGTGTGCGAAGCTGCTTTCAGTTT GCCAACAACAAACCAGAGCTGGAGGCTTCGGTCTTCCTGGACTGGATGCGTTTAGAGCCTCAGTCCATGGTTTGGCTTCCCGTCCTGCATCGTGTGGCGGCTGCTGAGACAGCAAAGCACCAGGCTAAATGCAACATTTGTAAGGAATGTCCTATTATCGGCTTCAG GTACAGAAGCTTAAAGCACTTTAACTACGACATCTGCCAAAGCTGCTTCTTTTCTGGCAGAGTGGCCAAAGGTCACAAGATTCAGTATCCTATGGTTGAATATTGCACACCG ACGACATCAGGAGAAGATGTGAGAGACTTTGCCAAGGTGTTGAAGAATAAGTTTAGGACAAAGCGCTATTTTGCAAAGCACCCCCGCATGGGTTACCTACCCGTCCAGACCATCCTAGAGGGAGATAACATGGAGAC TCCTATAACACTGATCAACTTCTGGCCTGTTGACCATCC GCCCTCATCATCTCCACAGCTCTCTCATGACGACACGCATTCACGCATCGAGCACTACGCTAGCAG GCTAGCTGAAATGGAGAACCGGAATGGCTCGTATATGAATGAGAATGTATCGCCCAATGAAAGCAT AGATGATGAGCATCTGCTGATCCAGCATTACTGCCAGAGTCTGAATCAAAGCTCTCCTCTCAGCCAACCTCAAAGCCCCGCTCAGATCCTCATCTCAATGGAGTCAGAGGAGAAGGGAGAGCTGGAGAGAGTCCTCAATGACCTGGAGCAGGAAAACAG GAAACTACAAGCTGAGTACGATCGTCTGAAAAAGGCACACGACCACAAGGGACTGTCACCGTTACCATCGCCCCCTCAGATGCTGCCGGTTTCACCCCAGAGTTCACGAGACGCCGAGCTGATCGCTGAGGCTAAACTCCTGCGGCAACACAAGGGTCGTCTGGAGGCGAGAATGCAAATCCTGGAGGATCATAACAAACAGCTTGAATCGCAACTCAAACGCCTTAGACAGTTACTCGAGCAG CAACAGACTGAATCCAAGGTGAATGGTACCGCCCTGTCCACACCGTCCACTGCCTCCCCGAGATCTGACACCAGCCTGGCCTCACTGCGTGTGGCCGCAAGCCAAACCACAGAGACCATGG GTGATGATGAGCTGTCCAGTCCCTCCCAGGATGCAAGCACTGGATTAGAGGACGTCATCGAGCAGCTCAACTATTCCTTTCCTCACAGTCAAG GAGGTGGACGACTAAACCCATGA
- the dmd gene encoding dystrophin isoform X8, which produces MRENLRNHQTQTTCWDHPKMAELYLSLADLNNVRFSAYRTAMKLRRMQKALCLDLLGMPAACEAFEQHNLKQNEQFMDIMQVINCLTSIYDRLEQQHSSLVNVPLCVDMCLNWLLNVYDTGRTGKIRTLSFKTGVICLCKAHLEDKYRFLFREVASATGFCDQRRLGLLLHDAIQIPRQLGEVASFGGSNIEPSVRSCFQFANNKPELEASVFLDWMRLEPQSMVWLPVLHRVAAAETAKHQAKCNICKECPIIGFRYRSLKHFNYDICQSCFFSGRVAKGHKIQYPMVEYCTPTTSGEDVRDFAKVLKNKFRTKRYFAKHPRMGYLPVQTILEGDNMET; this is translated from the exons ATGAGGGAGAACTTGAGAAA CCATCAGACCCAAACAACATGTTGGGACCACCCAAAGATGGCCGAGCTCTACCTGTCTTTAG CGGATCTGAACAATGTACGGTTCTCAGCATACAGAACAGCAATGAAGCTCAGACGAATGCAGAAGGCTCTTTGCT TGGATCTGCTGGGCATGCCTGCTGCCTGCGAGGCCTTTGAGCAGCACAACCTGAAGCAGAATGAACAATTCATGGACATCATGCAGGTGATCAACTGTCTGACCAGCATCTACGACCGTCTGGAGCAACAGCACAGCAGTCTGGTGAACGTGCCCCTATGTGTGGACATGTGTCTCAACTGGCTGCTCAACGTCTATGATAC AGGACGAACCGGAAAGATCCGTACCCTATCCTTCAAAACGGGAGTAATCTGTCTGTGCAAAGCTCACCTTGAGGATAAGTACAGAT TCTTATTCAGAGAGGTGGCCAGTGCCACGGGCTTCTGCGACCAGCGGCGACTCGGCCTCCTCCTGCACGACGCCATTCAGATCCCCAGGCAGCTGGGCGAAGTGGCATCATTTGGAGGCAGCAATATTGAACCCAGTGTGCGAAGCTGCTTTCAGTTT GCCAACAACAAACCAGAGCTGGAGGCTTCGGTCTTCCTGGACTGGATGCGTTTAGAGCCTCAGTCCATGGTTTGGCTTCCCGTCCTGCATCGTGTGGCGGCTGCTGAGACAGCAAAGCACCAGGCTAAATGCAACATTTGTAAGGAATGTCCTATTATCGGCTTCAG GTACAGAAGCTTAAAGCACTTTAACTACGACATCTGCCAAAGCTGCTTCTTTTCTGGCAGAGTGGCCAAAGGTCACAAGATTCAGTATCCTATGGTTGAATATTGCACACCG ACGACATCAGGAGAAGATGTGAGAGACTTTGCCAAGGTGTTGAAGAATAAGTTTAGGACAAAGCGCTATTTTGCAAAGCACCCCCGCATGGGTTACCTACCCGTCCAGACCATCCTAGAGGGAGATAACATGGAGACGTGA